From Pelmatolapia mariae isolate MD_Pm_ZW linkage group LG22, Pm_UMD_F_2, whole genome shotgun sequence, a single genomic window includes:
- the vps45 gene encoding vacuolar protein sorting-associated protein 45: MNVTLAVKQYISKMIEISGPGMKVLLMDKETTSIVSVVYTQSEILQKEVYLFERIDSQNRDNMKHLKAICFLRPTKENVEHLIQELRRPKYSVYFIYFSNVISKSEIKALAEADEQEVVAEVQEFYGDFIAVNPHLFSLNLQGVTRGRSWEPSMLARCTQGLTSVLLALKKCPMIRYQLSSDMSKRLAESVKQIITKEYELFDFRKTEVPPLLLILDRSDDAITPLLNQWTYQAMVHELLGLNNNRIDLSRVPGISKDLREVVLSAENDEFYANNLYLNFGEIGTNIKNLMEDFQKKKPKGQQKLESISDMKAFVDNYPQFKKMSGTVSKHVTVVGELSRLVSERQLMEVSEVEQELACQNDHSSAQQNVRRLLQNPRVSELDAVRLVMLYALRYERHSSSILSSLMDELSRRGVSERHRRMVQAVVEYGGKRIRGSDLITPTDAVSITKQFFKGLKGVENVYAQHQPLLHDTLDQMIKGRLKDSQFPYLGASSLRDRPQDILVFMIGGATYEEALAVYNLNRSTPGVRIVLGGSNIHNTKSFLEEVMSATGHSSSSSSSRAHGGGFHSSRR, from the exons ATGAATGTGACGCTCGCGGTGAAGCAGTACATCTCCAAGATGATCGAGATCAGCGGGCCCGGGATGAAGGTGCTGCTCATGGACAAGGAGACG ACCAGTATAGTGAGCGTGGTGTACACTCAGTCTGAGATCCTGCAGAAGGAGGTTTACCTGTTTGAGCGGATTGACTCTCAGAACAGGGATAACATGAAGCACCTTAAAGCCATCTGCTTCTTGCGGCCCACCAAG GAGAATGTGGAGCACCTGATCCAGGAGCTGAGGAGGCCCAAGTACAGTGTCTACTTCATCT actTTAGCAACGTGATCAGTAAGAGTGAGATCAAGGCCTTGGCTGAGGCTGATGAACAGGAAGTGGTGGCTGAAGTCCAG GAGTTCTACGGAGACTTTATCGCTGTGAATCCTCACCTGTTCTCCCTGAACCTGCAGGGAGTCACTCGG gggCGGAGCTGGGAACCCTCTATGTTGGCACGCTGCACTCAGGGACTGACCTCCGTCCTGCTTGCTCTGAAGAAATGTCCGATGATCCGCTACCAGTTGTCCTCAGACATGTCCAAACGGCTCGCGGAGAGCGTCAAG CAAATCATCACGAAGGAGTACGAGCTGTTTGACTTCAGGAAGACTGAAGTTCCTCCTCTGCTGCTTATCCTGGACCGCAGCGACGATGCCATCACGCCGTTGCTCAATCAG TGGACATACCAGGCGATGGTCCACGAGCTGCTTGGCCTCAACAACAACAGGATCGACCTGTCCAGAGTCCCCGGGATCAGCAAAGACCTGAGAGAGGTGGTCCTGTCAGCTGAGAATGACGAGTTCTACGCCAAC AACCTGTACCTGAACTTTGGAGAGATTGGCACCAACATAAAGAACCTGATGGAAGATTTCCaaaagaaaaagccaaaagGACAACAGAAGCTGGAGTCCATATCAGACATGAAG GCGTTTGTAGATAACTACCCCCAGTTTAAGAAGATGTCGGGGACTGTGTCCAAACATGTGACGGTGGTGGGCGAGCTGTCTCGACTAGTGTCGGAGCGGCAGCTGATGGAGGTGTCGGAGGTGGAGCAGGAGTTGGCCTGTCAGAATGACCACTCGAGCGCTCAGCAG AATGTGCGGCGACTGCTGCAAAATCCACGCGTGTCTGAGCTGGACGCCGTCCGCCTCGTCATGCTCTACGCTCTGAGGTACGAGcgccacagcagcagcatcctGTCATCTCTGATGGACGAGCTGAGCAGAAGAGGAGTGTCTGAGCGTCACCGCAGG ATGGTTCAGGCTGTGGTGGAGTATGGAGGGAAGAGAATCAGAGGAAGTGACCTCATCACACCCACAGACGCGGTCTCCATCACCAAACAGTTTTTCAAAGGACTAAAg gGTGTGGAGAACGTGTACGCTCAGCATCAGCCTCTGCTTCACGACACGCTGGACCAGATGATCAAAGGTCGACTCAAGGACAGCCAGTTTCCTTACCTGGGAGCCAGCAGCCTCAGAGACAG GCCTCAGGACATCCTGGTGTTTATGATCGGTGGGGCCACGTATGAAGAAGCTCTGGCTGTTTACAATCTGAACCGCAGCACACCTGGAGTACGGATCGTCCTGGGAGGAAGCAACATCCACAACACCaagag TTTTCTGGAGGAAGTGATGTCAGCGACAggtcacagcagcagcagcagcagcagccgagCACATGGAGGTGGTTTCCATAGCAGCAGGCGCTAA